The following coding sequences are from one Melospiza melodia melodia isolate bMelMel2 unplaced genomic scaffold, bMelMel2.pri scaffold_55, whole genome shotgun sequence window:
- the LOC134413883 gene encoding nicotinate-nucleotide pyrophosphorylase [carboxylating]-like, with protein sequence MSGSAPPNPAGPPNPPNLLGTPWPPPPPPHRLRALARSWLDEDAPWPDPTVAPLGNAEIRAHILVKNPETPAGVLAGCPFAEAVFAVSGCSVLWKVPEGSRLGPGRALLAEVRGPVSGLLLAERTALNVLGRCSGVASMAARARGVAESRNWGGVVAGTRKGTPGFRAAEKYALGVGGAQGHRQGLGAFGLVKDKHRAVAEMGGGHEGLIEGARRAGGFMRKLGVECASAEQALEAAKAGADVVLLDNLSPEELHAAAARVKAAQPQVLVEASGGIGLESLGSFLGPHVDVVSMGCLTHSAPALDFALKVVGMGSGSEEK encoded by the exons ATGTCCGGCTCTGCGCCCCCGAACCCCGCGGGACCCCCGAACCCCCCGAACCTTTTGGGGACCCCCTGGccgcccccccctcccccgcaccgcCTGCGGGCCCTGGCGCGCTCCTGGCTGGACGAGGACGCGCCCTGGCCCGACCCCACCGTGGCGCCGCTGGGGAACGCCGAGATCCGCGCCCACATCCTCGTCAAAAACCCCGAAACCCCCGC CGGGGTGCTGGCCGGCTGCCCGTTCGCCGAGGCGGTGTTCGCGGTGTCGGGCTGCTCCGTGCTCTGGAAGGTTCCCGAAGGTTCCCGGCTgggcccgggccgggcgctgctggCCGAGGTTCGCGGCCCCGTTTCCGGGCTGCTCCTGGCCGAGCGCACGGCCCTCAACGTCCTGGGCCGCTGCAGCGGCGTGGCCTCCATGGCCGCCCGGGCCCGGGGCGTCGCCgagagccggaactggggaggggtcGTGGCGGGGACGCGCAAGGGCACGCCCGGCTTCAGGGCGGCCGAGAAGTACGCGCTGGGCGTGGGCGGCGCGCAGGGGCACCGCCAGGGGCTGGGGGCCTTCGGCCTcgtcaaggacaagcacagggccgtggccgagatgggcggtgggcacgaaggg CTGATTGAGGGGGCGCGCCGGGCCGGGGGCTTCATGCGGAAATTGGGCGTGGAGTGCGCGAGCGCTGAGCAGGCGCTGGAGGCGGCCAAGGCCGGGGCCGATGTCGTCCTGCTCGACAACCTGAGCCCAGAG GAGCTGCACGCGGCGGCCGCGCGCGTCAAGGCCGCGCAGCCGCAGGTGCTGGTGGAGGCCAGCGGGGGCATCGGCCTGGAGAGCCTGGGCAGCTTCCTGGGGCCCCACGTGGACGTCGTGTCCATGGGGTGCCTGACCCACAGCGCCCCCGCGCTCGACTTCGCCCTCaaggtggtggggatggggagtgGAAGTGAGGAAAAGTGA